The following nucleotide sequence is from Tachyglossus aculeatus isolate mTacAcu1 chromosome 11, mTacAcu1.pri, whole genome shotgun sequence.
ccgGGCCAGGCACAGGGAGAAAGAATCTCTGGGTCTGggctgggtggagaggggagtcGGTCTCAGGGCCGAGAGCAGGGAGGGCCCAGCCAGAGCGTCTGGGTCTGGGCTGTGATGACTGGAATTGGAGGTGCGAGGGCAAGGAGTGACCTGATTCCCCCTGCAGAgccggaggaggagacagagccgCCCACCTTAGATTACAACGACCAGATTGAGAGGGAAGACTACGAGGACTGTGAGTGCGGCtgcccacgccccctcccctaTTACTCCCCCCAAGCAGGGAGAGGAATCCGAGACAGTGCCCAGGGGAAATGGGCCTGTGAACCAGGGTCCTGTTACCCTGCCATTTCAGATGGGGGGGATCGGGGAGGGGGCCGCCCCTCCCAACCACTTCCCtgagcccccagcccctctggcGGCCTAAACTCTGCTCCTGGGATCATTTGTCTCTCCTGGGCCCTCTGTCAGGGGCTGCTCCCACCCAGAAtctccccattcccacctccCCCCAGTCGAGTACGTGCGGCGTCAGAAGAAACCCAAGCCCCCTCCAAGCAGGAAGAAAACCGAGCGACCCCGCCCGGAGcccgaggaggaggaaaagccgCACCCCCCAGAGCCCCCCGAGCCAGGTAGGTGACCTGCGGCCCCACCCCTGGGGCTAAGGGTGCAGGGagacaggaaagaggcagaggcgAGTggtgagggggaactgaggcctgggaaCGGGCATGTATTTGGTCCCAGCACAGATCTTACCCCGCTTTCCCCCCAGACAGGCCCCTGAGCCCTCCACACCCGCCGCCCCCTCAGCCGGGCCCCGATTACGAGGACGGCTACCTGATTCCCAACTACGAGGACCGTGAGTGTTGATCTGAGCCCTTCCTGTGCCACCCTCCGTCCCCACATCGTGCTGGGGCTCGGGGCGGGCTGCAGGCAGGATGGGCACAGAAAGGCCCGAAGCAGGGGTGACCGTGGGACTGGGCCGCCGGGTGGGGATGATGGCTGCTGGTTCATGGGCACCAAGGTCCCTCCCCAAGAGCCACAAGCTGCCCCTTCAGCCCTTTCCTCCTCACTCCCCAGTGGACTACTACGTCCGACCCCCCAAGCCCAGGAAGCCGGACAGTGAGCTGGAGCCggacgaggagaaggagaggctgAGTGAGTGAGCCCCGCcatgcccccgcccccctcccccaactccgcAGCAGCCCCTCCCAGACCCGAGATCCAGCGTGACCGGACCTGACCCTGGCCCATCTCCTCACTCTCCACCCACCCAGAGAAACCCAAGAAGGAGAGCGGGGGAAGCAGCAAAGAGGACGAAGAGAAATGGCCGGAGGAAAAGGGCAAAGACCGGAAAGGTGCTGGGGactggggggccgggggctgggtcACGGGGCAGTCCAAGTCCGGAGTCCTTCACCTTCCCTGGGCTCTGGCTCTCCTGCAGGCAAACCCAAGAAGCCATGGGAAGAAGAATGGGCTCCTGTGGAGAAAGAAAGTGAGTGATGGGGGCTTAGGTGGGGGGCTGtgtgtggaggaggtggggagggggcagaacacCGGGCCCAGACTGTAGGCCTGGTAGATGGAACCTCCCAAGGGGGAGAAGGTATTTCCTGAGGGGACGGGGGAACTCCTCATAGTTGGGGAGGAGTAGGGTTTGGCCACATGCGATCAGGAGCTCTGGGGTCTCCTGGGCACCTGTGGTCTCCCGGGCACCTGCGGTTCATCATGTCCTTGCCCAGGGGGGTCGTGGGGGCCCGGAGCTGGCAGCTGAGGggtaccccccgccccccccgcccccccgccaccaGAGTGCCCCCCCATCGGACTGGAGTCTCATCGCATCGAGGACAACCAGATCCGTGCCTCCTCCATGCTGCGGCACGGATTGGGGGCCCAGCGTGGGCGGCTCAACATGCAGGTGGGCTCTGGGGGAcagcctccttctgcccctcccctgccttctgcTAACCTTGCCCTGGCTCCTTCGCCCCGGGACTCCCCAGGTCGTAACCCGGTCTCCCCCCAACCTCCGGCCCCAGGGAGGGTGGTGTGGGGGTTCCCGGGCCGTCCCTCCCCAAGgttgagccccccgccccctgccccaccaccgCAGGCCGGGCCCAATGAGGACGATTACTACGACGGGGCCTGGTGCGCGGAGGATGACAGCCAGGTGCAGTGGATCGAGGTGGACACGAGGCGGAACACCAAATTCACGGGCGTCATCACCCAGGGTCGCGATTCCCTGATCCAGTAGGTGCCCGGCAGGAGCAGGGCGCCAGCCAGGCCGAGCGCCCGCCCAGGCGGGAACTGAGTTTAAGGGGCCTGGGGGAAACCCACCCCTGATGGGTGGTGGTGTGGGGCTTCCCTTCGAGATAGCCCAAGCGcagatggggctgggaggtgggggtggggaggggggatgtagGGGTGTAAAAGAGGGAGGCGAGCCCCCCTGGAGCCAGACCCGTGTCTTCTGTCCCGCAGCGATGATTTCGTCACCACCTTCTTCGTGGGCTTCAGCAACGACAGCCAGAATTGGATCATGTACACCAATGGCTATGAGGAGATGGTGGGTGCGgttccccaccccggcccctcgGGGGGTCGGGACCGTCCGGCCGTCTCATCTGTGAGCCGGCCCCCCGCCCGACATCCCGCTCCCTCCACAGACCTTCCACGGGAACGTGGACAAGGACACGCCGGTGCTGAGCGAGTTCCCGGAGCCGGTGGTGGCCCGCTTCATCCGGGTGTTCCCGATCACGTGGAACGGCAGCCTGTGCCTGCGGCTGGAGGTGCTGGGCTGCCCACTGTCAGGTCAGTGCGGGCGCTGCCTCACAACCCCCAaaacttggcatcatcctcgactcatctctcattcaccagatcctgttggttcagccatcacaacatcactaaaatctgctactacgttaatccaagcGCGAATCCCATCCTGTTCTGtttactgcatgagcctccttgctgacctacctgcctcctatctctccccactctagtccatacttcactctcctgccaggATCGTTTTTCTAGAAAACCGTTCCGTCCACATCTTCCCacgcctcaagaaactccagtggttgcctacccgcctccgcatcaaacacaaactccttatcatcggttttaaagcagtcGATTACCTTTAAAACACCCCCGGCTTActctacctctctgatttcctgctacaatccagcacgccgctcactctgctcctctaatgccagtcttctCACGGTACTTCgacctcgccaccgacccctcgcccacatcccaactctggcttggaacttctcCCCTCTTTATATCCAGCAGACGACCACtcaccccgccttcaaagccttattaaaagcacatctcctccaagagcccttctatGTTGCCTTGCGCTAAGATTTAcacccttgattcacccctcccccagccccttagaACTtcctgtacatatccatcatttatttatattaacgccccctctagtctgtaaactcatcgtgggcagggaaagtatctaccaactgcattatattgtactcccccaagggcttagcacaatgctctgcacacagtaagcgctcaataaataccaccgattgaggcTGTGGGGGTCGGGGTGGAGAATCATAAGGGGGCTCAGGCCACGCTTCCCCACAGCCGTCCACAGCTACTACAGCCAGAACGAGGTCCTTGCCACGGACAGCCTGGACTTTCGCCACCACAACTACAAGGACATGCGGCAGGtgtgtcccttcccttccctccccttccctctcctcttccctcttccctctcctcttccctcttccctctcctcttccctcttccctctcctcttccctctcttccctctcctcttccctctcccctctcctctcccctcttcatcatcatcatcaatcgtatttattaagcgcttactatgtgcagagcactgtactaagcgcttggaaagtacaatttggcaacatatagagacagtccctacccaatagtgggctcacagtctaaaagggggagacagggaacaaaaccaaacatactaacaaaataaaataaataggatagatatgtacaagtaaaatagagtaataaatatgtacaaacatatatacatgtatacaggtgctgtggggaagggaaggaggtaagatgggggggatggagagggggacgagggggagaggaaggaaggggctcagtctgggaaggcctcctggaggaggtgagctctcagcagggccttgaagggaggaagagagctagcttccctcttctcttccctctccttttccctcttccctctcctcttcccttccctctcctcttccctcttcccccttcccaccggCCAGCTAGCCAGCAGACTCCCTGTCCCAgccactgccccccccccgcccccaccaaggGGCACCAGGGCCCACCCCAGTGGGGTCATTCCCAGGCCGGGGTCGGGGTAGCGGGACCCGGTGCGGGCAGAGGCCCAGGGAGCTGAGGGCGGGGGTGACGCCGCCACCCCTTCTCCCGGGCCCGCTGCCAGCTGATGAAGGTGGTGAACGAGGAGTGCCCCACCATCACCCGCACCTACAGCTTGGGCAAGAGCTCCCGGGGGCTGAAGCTGTACGCCATGGAGATCTCCGACAACCCCGGCGACCACGAGCTGGGTGAGTGCAGGGCATAGGGGCCGGGGCCCCCGGGACGCCCCAGAAGGGCGGGTGCCGCGGCCCGGAAGGGCCGGGCGGATCCCCTACCCGTTCCCCCCGCCTCGCTCCCAGGGGAGGCCCGAGGGGCCTGGCCGCCGCGGGGTCATCCCCGTGACCCCGCCGccggccgcccacccaccccaggGGAGCCCGAATTCCGCTACACGGCCGGGATCCACGGCAACGAGGCCCTGGGccgggagctgctgctgctgctgatgcagTACCTGTGCCGGGAGTACCGGGACGGCAACCCTCGCGTGCGCAGCCTGGTCCACGACACTCGCATCCACCTCGTGCCCTCCCTCAACCCCGACGGCTACGAGATCGCCAGCCAGACGGTGCGGGCCTCTGGGGCgaggtgggggacgggggacTGGGGGCAGCTCCGGAGGACGGGGCCGCGGCTCCGGGCTGACAGGGGGCCCGCCTCCTCGCAGGGCTCCGAGTTTGGAAACTGGGCCCTGGGGTTGTGGAGCGAGGAGGGCTACGATCTGTTCGAGAACTTCCCCGACCTCAacacggtgctgtggggagccgaggagaggaagtgggtgcCCCACCGCGTCCCCAACAACAACCTGCCGCTCCCCGACCGCTATCTTGCCGATGACTCCACGGTGAGGGGCCTGGCCGTATTCCGTGGGGagcggggggcaggagggagaggtggtGAATGAGGAGTGCCCCaccatcactctcctctcccctcttccctctcctcttccctcttcccgctcctcttccctctcctcttccctcttcccctttccggAGGGGTGGCCACGGGTTTGGGCCCCTGGCCCGCACCAGACccgaccctcctcccctccccaggtggcCGTGGAGGTCCGCGCCATCATCGCCTGGATGGACAAGAACCCCTTCGTGCTGGGGGCCAACCTGCACGGCGGGGAGCGTCTGGTGTCCTACCCCTATGACATGGCACGCACCCCCAGCCAGGAGCAGCTCTTGGCAGCGGCCCGGGCGGCCGCCCGCGGAgaagagga
It contains:
- the AEBP1 gene encoding adipocyte enhancer-binding protein 1 — encoded protein: MGLPPKTPPMPRPLPLLGCLLALLALCPGGRPQTVLTDDEIEEFLQGFLQELEPRKEGGPEEEEGDKEGKGKEPEPPEPSPGPKKGKGKAGSKKKEKAVEGREGTPDKARDKGKKGKKEKPPKATKKPQESTTKPPKKGKEKPPKPTKKPKEKRPKATKKPKEKAPKATKKPPAGKRPPTHPPPEEDLESPLPPPPAPYPGRQQWEEEEEGQRGDLKEDKAREPEEETEPPTLDYNDQIEREDYEDFEYVRRQKKPKPPPSRKKTERPRPEPEEEEKPHPPEPPEPDRPLSPPHPPPPQPGPDYEDGYLIPNYEDLDYYVRPPKPRKPDSELEPDEEKERLKKPKKESGGSSKEDEEKWPEEKGKDRKGKPKKPWEEEWAPVEKEKCPPIGLESHRIEDNQIRASSMLRHGLGAQRGRLNMQAGPNEDDYYDGAWCAEDDSQVQWIEVDTRRNTKFTGVITQGRDSLIHDDFVTTFFVGFSNDSQNWIMYTNGYEEMTFHGNVDKDTPVLSEFPEPVVARFIRVFPITWNGSLCLRLEVLGCPLSAVHSYYSQNEVLATDSLDFRHHNYKDMRQLMKVVNEECPTITRTYSLGKSSRGLKLYAMEISDNPGDHELGEPEFRYTAGIHGNEALGRELLLLLMQYLCREYRDGNPRVRSLVHDTRIHLVPSLNPDGYEIASQTGSEFGNWALGLWSEEGYDLFENFPDLNTVLWGAEERKWVPHRVPNNNLPLPDRYLADDSTVAVEVRAIIAWMDKNPFVLGANLHGGERLVSYPYDMARTPSQEQLLAAARAAARGEEEDDEGASEDQETPDHAIFRWLAIAYASAHLTMTEPSRGGCQAQDHTNGMGIVNGAKWHPRAGSMNDFSYLHTNCLELSVYLGCDKFPHESELAREWENNKESLLSFMEQVHRGIKGIVSDEQGIPIANATIAVSGIKHGVKTASGGDYWRILNPGEYRVSARAEGYTPSSKTCNVDYDIGATQCNFILARSNWKRIREILALNGNRPIPRIDPSRPMTPRQRFLQRRRMLHRLRLREQMRLRRLNATASAGPPTSQPPTFHPSTPEPRSLPPPTAATWETETYTEVVTELGTVFELEPEGEEQGPEPEGEEEEPAMGTVPSFTTAETYTVNFGDF